AGAGATTATAAAAGGAAAAGGCAGAAGTGAAGATGGTTATGCTGCTACACATACATCCTCCTCTTACGAAGATAGTGCCTGACAAGAACAGAGCCCGGGATGGGGCCTCGCTTCACATGGCGCCTTGGACGGAAACTAGCAAAGGTTGCATATGAGGCGATCAAATTGATAGTCACTAGCCAAGAATGGATTGATATAGGTACTGATCATGTATGATTTACTAGCATACCCAAAGCCGATGGGGAGTACATTGTGAGGTTCCGCTGGGCCACGCGCCTCTTTCACATGTTCTCTCAACTCTGGAGTTTGATAAGCCAAGTAAACGACAGTGGACGCAGCCTTGTCTCTCACGCGCCCAAAGTCCAGGGAGTCCCTTCATGCATGAATGGATACAACATTTGAGCATGAATATTGCTTAGGTGTAAAGTTTCTTTTGTATTGCTCTGATCTGAAGAGTTATCAGGCATGAAAATCAATCATCTGAAGGCTGGCATCTACAGGGTTGGTTTAGGGGATTCTCCTATTAGCCCAGGGAGAATAAATGAGAGACTGGTTCATAGTTGGTTCAGAAGGAATGATGGGTTTATTAATGGATCAGATAATGGTGATGTACCTGAATCCGCTGGAGGAGAGGAGGGACCAGAGGATGGCGCGGAGCTTGGTGATGGCAAAATTCTTGGTGAAGCACATCCTGAGAGCTGCAGAGACGGCACGGCTCTCGGGCGCCCCGGAGACGATGTCGTGGAGGGCCTTGTGCAcgcggaggaagtggaggaggACACGGCCGTGGACGCCCAGAGCAGGGTCGGGCGGCAGGAAGCGGGAGAGATGCTCGATGGCCTCGTCCCACCGGCCCGCCTTGACGAGGTCGGCCAGATGGTACAGGTCGATGCGCGCACCCGACTCGCCGGTAAGCCTGTGTGCATGTCACTCCTGGTCCTGGATCAGATAGAAAGAAATAGTAATGCAGAGTCATGGCGGCGGGGCCGTGGCGTACGTACGCGTCGTAGGTGTCGAACAGCTTCTggcgccggaggaaggagaggagtcGCCGCTGCCGGAAGCGCGACACGCAGGGGTACTCCGGCGAACGCTTGCGCTTGCCGGCCACGGTGACGGAGAACACCGACCCATCCAAGTGCCTCATCGCGCTTGCCGGCACAAAGGGGCTCTTTCTTCTGTAATGGATGTGTTGGGGGGAGAGCTTTGTTGGCCGCGGAGTATATACAGAACCCACAGGCCACTGCGCGCGGAGCAGCGGGGACGAGCGTGCTTACGTGGCGCTGAATGATACAGGGGCGAGTCCAATTACAGATGATGACAAGTAGGCCCCTGGAGCACGTAAGTCCCACCGGTCAGGGTCCAAGTTGGTGCATTGGCGCATCCCGCGCCATACCCGCTCGGGCGCGCTCCAGCACGGTCGGTTGGTGGGCCAGCCACTGCCAAACGTGAAAGCCGTAGAAGGCAAGCGGCGCGCTCTTCGGCCGGCTGGTGGGTCAAAACTCAAAACGACGCCCAGTTCAATCCTTTTTCcataagaaagaagaagaaagtccTTTTTTTTTAGTCCATTTAAGGGGCTAAGAGCATGTTTAGCAGACCCCTTATATCGCGCCGACCCGCAAAATAATAGCCAGTTTACGATTTGGCGGGGAAAAAGTAACCCAGATACCGTAAACGCGCTCGACCCTTAAAAAAATTTGATGGGTGCGATAAATTGAACCCTCCGACTCGTGAATACCCAGTTTTCCcccgccccgtcgatgccctgtaTCTCGCGAAAGCGgctggcgggagggacatttcagcgcGTGTGTTCCCCACACCCcctcccgcagccgcctgccatcgtcgccgcccgcccgccgcctgCGATTCCGACCATTTCCGCCGACGGAATCACGCCGCCAGGCCGCACTACACCCGGGTCCACCGTGCAGCTTCACCGGCGCCCTGGATCCGCCGAGCCAAGCCGGCCCTGGATCGACCGCCGCCGAGTCGCCGCCTGCCCCGGATTCGCCGTGCCGCCCCCGGGTCGCCGCCACCCCGGATCACCTGCAACTGGTGAGCCCCTTTTCTTCCCCTTCTAGATGGACCGCAAGCGAAGAAAATCCGTTGATGCGAGCTCGTGTGCGGTTTTGTAGATGGATTTGAACCCTTGCGAGGAATTTTTGCTTGAGGATGGGTCCTCGTCCGACGACTCAGACGTAGAGTCGATGCTCGAGCGCCATCGGCAGCAGATGATGGTGGCGGTCCTAGCCGTAAAGGAGGTCGAGGATCAGAAACGCAAGAGACGGCGAGGATCGACCGTCAGTCGTCTCTTTGCATCCCTCGCAACCGCCATCTCGGGAACATGGTGTTGATTCAAGACTATTTATATGACAATCCTACCTATCCGCTGCACCTCTTGCGGAGAAGGTATcgaatgcgccgatccctcttCGTAAAAACAGTGCAAGCTTGCGAGGCGGGTTTTTTACTCAAAGGAGAAATGTCGCGGGCTTGTTGGGTTTTAGCGCACATCAAAAAATCTTagcagctatgcgggtgattgcatatggctTTTCGGCTGACTATGCCgacgagtatcttcgcattggCGAAGATACTACAATTGAGTCAGTGCGTAGGTTCGCCAAAGTGATCATCCGCATCTTTGGTCATATCTATCTTCATGCACCCAACGGGGAAGACACAAAAAAGTTGATGGCGGCAAATGAGAAGTGAGGTTGGCCCGACATGCTAGGTAGCGTTAATTGCATGCATTGGACTTGGAAGAACTGCCCGAAGGCATGGCACGGGtagtattgtggcaagtctcgtgatgcaacaattgtgctagaggccgtagcatccgaggatttacGGATTGGGCATTCTTTTTTGTTATGTCGggtactctcaatgatatcaatgtgttgcaacggtctcatttgtttgctagacttgctagtggtgatgcttcTGCTTGCAACTTCACGGTGAATGGGCATGAgtacacaaaggggtactatcttgctCCTTCGGGGCCCTCCGGGTTGGCTCCTTGTTGGCGGCCGCCTTCGTGGCCTCTTGCTGCTTGGTCGTGGCCGTCTGCTTGGCCCTCTTAGGCGGCCTATTGCCGAACAACCCCTCGGCGCGACTTTTAGTTGCGCCGGGTGCGTCAGCCGGCGCTCCGCTGGACAGCCGCGCCATCGAAGAGCCAGCTCCCGTCCTCTCGGCGCCTTCAGGGCGGCGTTGTCCCTCGCCGTATTCATCATCATCCAGCCAGGACCGGACGTCGCCGCCTCCCCAGGCGGCGGCGTCCTTGGCTCCGTCCTCCAAGGCAGCTACCCCTAGCTCGGGGTCGCCCGTGTCGCTCTCCTCGCGGTCCGACATCCATTGATGGCCTGGAGCCGGCGCGTTGGCTACCACCTAGCCAGGAAAGCGCTACCCTGCGTCCGGGTGTTCAGGTCGGATAAGGAGCACTGCATAGCGAAGAAGGGAGACCAGATACTGACCGGCGGTGGCGGGTTGGCGCGACTGTACGATTGCTTGCCGAATCTCCAGTCGGCCTCGCTGAGCTTGCTGTCAGAGAACAAGTTGACATGGCGGACCACCTCAACCATCGGCAGCTCCTTGGTCGACATTCGGCACGGATCCCGGCGGCCGCTCATGTCACAGATCCGGTGCGGCTGGGCCTGGAGAGGGGAAACCCGACGATAGACGAAGGTGTCCAGCAGGTCTGCTGGCTTGAGCCCTCCGTGTCCGTCATCTCCTGGAGCCGGACCAAGATGTTTGTGATGGAGGCCGGCACCGGCTTCGGTTGCTGCCCCTAGTTGTCACGCGGCTCGCCCGGCGGGCCGACTGCGAAGGCTGGCAAGTTGATGTAGTCTCGAGTCCGGttgaggttgcggacgtagaagtaAGACTTCTGACACAACTTCGCTGACTCCAGCAAAGCGATGAACGGGAACCGGGTCCCGGAGCcgctgcatgatacgtctccaatgtatctataattttttattgtttcatgttgttatattatcaatcttggatgttttataatcattttatagtcattttatatcattttttggtactaacctattgacatagtgccatgtgccagttactgttttctgcatgttttttacatcgcaggaaatcaataccaaacggagtccaaatgcaacgaaacttcacggatattttttatggaccagaagacacccaatgggccaatgCAGCGCCTGGGGGATGCTCTgaagggagcacaacccaccaaggcgcgccaggaggcccaggcgcgccctggtgggttgtggccacctcgggtgcccccggaccgcctatttgctctataaataccccaatattccagaaaccctaggggagtcgacgaaaatcaattacagccgctgcagagtccagaaccaccagatccaatctagacaccatcacggaggggttcaccacttccattggtgcctctccgatgatgcgtgagtagttctttgtagaccttccgggtccatagttagtagctagatggcttcctctctctctttggattctcaatacaatggtctcttggagatccatatgatgtaactctttttgcggtgtgtttgttgggatcggatgaactttgagtttatgatcaaatatatctttttatatccatgaaagttatttgagtttctttgatctcttatatgcatgattgattatagcctcgtatatttttctctgatatttgggttttgtttggccaacttgatctatttatcttgtaatgggaagaggtgctttgtagtgggttcgatcttacggtgcttgatcccagtgacagaaggggaaccgacacgtatgtatcattgctaataaaacgatggggtctatttctacataaatagatcttgtctacatcatgtcatcgttcttattgcattactctgtttctccatgaacttaatacactagatgcatgctggatagcggttgatgtgtggagtaatagtagtagatgcaggcaggagtcggtctactaatcttggacgtgatgcctatataatgatcattgcctggatatcatcatcattattttaagttctatcaattgcccaacagtaatttatttacccaccgtttgctatttttctcgagagaagccagtagtgaaacctacggcccccaggtctctttctcatatatttgcctttgcgatctacttttcctttacttttattttcagacttgttaaaccaaaaatacaaaaatacattgctgcaatttattcttatttattttattttgcgtttgatctatcaatctactatttcctcacgtctgtttgcctatcttgaggcgccgctacccgaaagggattgacaaccccttttacacgtcgggttgcgaggatttgttatttgtgtgcaggtgttgtttacgttgtgtttcttggttctcctactggttcgataaccttgtttcatgactgagggaaatacctaccgttgctgtgctgcatcatcccttcctctttggggaaataccgacgtagcttcaagccgcatcaaaaggaatttatggcgccgttgccggggaggatcttcaacatgtaccgggttcctaatcacaaacctcatctcctcgcaacttacattatttgccattttcctcttgttttcctctcccccacttcacaaaaatttgccgttttattcgccctctttttcattcgccgttttctcgtcagatctatcctttgcttgcaatcatgagtgatttcggtatggcaccaacagatgatggcctaactcctaagattggacgtacgggcaatctggatgctaaacttttatcttggggcaagggaatgttatgggaaaagaacgtatccacgaatttttcaattgtgttaggaatctaagtcttgatgatgctcctatacttaaaactactagatcttatgcggatgctatttcagctctagttctgaaacttgaaagtaaatttatccttactcatcctactttgcaaagattgtttttcgaGCTTCCCGTgataaagaatcctagggctaaaaagttggacacccttgtccttatgaatgaatttgactacataatacgggaagctagggaaatccttgacttttatggtatgaatagtgaaaagcccgtgatagatgaaattctttacaatattGATTATGTgctaaggcatttgcttggggataataaaatctttgatgagaatcttaaaaaagacgtccccgttttagatataatccaacaagttttcaataatgttaatcaacatcattcttggattgttgcgggaaatcgaAGGGgatatgatgaaaaccaacttaggAATGCTAAGTTTTCTATgtataatatgttttatgttgtcttTACAAAACCTCATGACAAGAACACCCCTGAGGAAATTAAGAAcaaagatggcaaaacttagatccttgccttatgcctagctaagggcgtaaaactatagcgcttgttgggaggcgacccaatgaataaaatttatttttgctttttgctttctgttcttgagtgttagcacaattatgctactgttatgattgtgttttttgtgttttaattagtgtttgtgccaagtagaacattaGGATCTTCttcggtgatagttgtttgatcttgctggaaaaaaacCGAAACTCTTGCGTCCTGTGGCGGCggcccatcgcgcgcgtgggctggcaggtcgGCCCGACGTGCTGGCGACGCGTGGCATGCGAGCAACGGGCGGCTGGTGCGCTACCCAGTGGCATACCTATGATGCCTGCCATGACAATTCAAATTCACCAGGCGGCCGGCTTCGCCTCGGCCGGCTCCTGGCACGCGGCTTCCTCAAGCCGGACGACACGAAGACATAGGATCTCCAAAAGGAGGAATCTGCTGAGGCACTCCGGCTTCGAGCcatggcgcctcaccagcttccgggactactgtcgggggatgTACCCCAGGTAGCCTCATCCGCACCCAATAACATTTCAAGAAATCAGGGCTGGCAAAGCCCCTCATGCGGACTGGCCACGGGCCAGCTAGGACCACGCGGCCGGCTTCCAGAAGACGGTGCTCTCTTAGAAGACGGCTTTGGGGGcgggccggcttccagcagccagcCCCTCCACCTCGGAGTCTGCATTCACCCACCatgacaagacggggcgtggctacagtgtcgcttGCTCCCCCGAATCCCGGAGGAGAGTGGCTACAGTGTGCGCTGACCAAGCGGCCACCTACCCACACGACGCGGGACTGTAGCCATACGACGCATGACGCAGCCCTCGTCAGCAAGGACCGCGCTACAGTAAAAGGCAATCAgcatggcccgcaggcggcgggccctacctatcGGCCGGATTCTCGGCAGCCGACGGGGCCCTCCAAAGGCAggccccagtagccggcggagaACCCAGCAACTCTAGGCACTGACATCTGGGTCCTACACCTACccgtattaccattgtacccctcggGGGTCGGCCTATAAGACCCCCCAagacccatgcaaagggttcagctctCATTCCACACACACCATAGCTAGGAGAagagggaaagccctaccattcttcctcctctagcaataCAACTCCATGAGGAACTCCGTATACTCTTGATCATAGTCATcatagcaggactaggggtgttatctctccggagagccccaaacctgggtacgTCTCATGTGCTCCCGAGCTTGTGCTCACTCTCGCTTCCAGAACCCGACAACGTCATCATGTCTCCACCCAcgataagccaccccctggcatctGACATGAGATTACCACGACAGCCGTCTTGGTCATATTGGAAAGAAATGTATGCATAAACTTCATAAATATGGAGTATTGACatcatttgattttgaatcatttgatacaTGCGAAGCTTGTCTAATAGGTAAAATGAGCAAGACACCGTTCATTGGTCATCTTGAACGGGCGCTTGAAGTATTAGATATAATACATAgcgatgtatgtggaccaatgagtgTTTCGGTGCGTGATGGGTACTTATACTTCGTTACCTTCACTAACAATttcagtagatatgggtatatctatttaatgaaacataagtctgaaacatttgaaaagttcaaagaatttcagaacaaagttgagaatcatcatggaaaaaacataaaatttctacgatcagatcatggaggagaatatctaaGCCATGAGTTTAGCAAGCATCTAAGTGATTGTGGGATCATCCCACAACTTACCCCTCCCAGAACTCCGCAAATAAACGGTGTATCGAAAAAGGTAACCGGACCTTGTTAGACATGGTCAGGTCAATGATGTCATTTACCGACctacctttatcattttggggatatgcactTAAAACAACAATATATACACTAAACAAAGCACCGtctaagtctgttgagacgacaccatatgagttatggaatggcaagaaaccaaatttgtcgcatctcaagatttggggttgtgaagcttaTGTAAAACATTTAAAACCAAACAAGCTTGATCCTAAagcagacaagtgctactttgtaggttatcccaaagaAACATTTGGATATTCCTTCTACCAAAACTCCAGTGACAAAGTGTTTGTCGCAAAAGGTGGACACTTTTCTTGAGAATGAGTTCCTCgctaaagaagtaagtgggaggacatTACAACTTGACGAGATTACCGAATCTTCAAAAGTGAATAGGACTGACAATACGGAATGTGTTCGAGAAGTTATCCACACAACGGAACCAGAAGTTACTACACCAGGTGTAGAAATTCCAGCTAAGAATGTAACTGAACCACGTAGGTCAGGAAGAGTTACCAAACCTCCTGAATGGTTTCATAATGAAATATTCATCTTAGAGGAAGGTGAACCTGCGCACTACAAGGAAGCGATGGCAGCGACCACCTCAAAAGAATGGCTCAAAGCCATGCAATCCAAAATGGAGTCCATGTACGAtaatcaagtttggaacttggttgatccTCCAGAGGGTGTAAAACCCATACaacataaatggatcttcaagagaaaaaTAGACGCGGATGGTAATCCAACCATCTACAAAGCAAGGCTAGTTGCGAAAGGGTTTTGGCAAGTTGAGGGAGTCGATtatgacgagactttctctccagtAGCAATGGTAAAGTCTGTACGAATTATGGCGAGCTACTGTTGTTTGAGAAATGGGCGCTCCAGTAAGCACAACTCAACGTGGGGATGTCTGGAAGACATGCTGGTGCGCATGGAGTGTGGTCGTGGCAGCCATTTGTCGAGCGGTGGATGGTGTTGGCCGGAATTTGGCCGGGGCGGTTAGGTCAATGGCGGACGGTGGGGTTTTGCCGGCAAGCAGCCTGACGACGATAGCTAGCGCGAGTTGGAGCAAAAGGACAAGCATGGAGAGGGCTCTTTATAGGACAGGGTTGTGAGGTcatgcactgttggggaacgtagcatgcaatttcaagaaaattcctacgatcacgcaagatctatctaggagatgcatagcaacgagagggggagagtgtgtccacgtaccctcgtagaccaaaagcgaaagcgttaggttaacacggttgttgtagtcgaacgtcttcacgatccaaccgatctagtaccgaacgtacgacacctccgagtgcagcacacgttcagctcgatgacgtccctcgaactcttgatccaacagaggggcgagggagagttctgtcagcatgacgatgatggtgatgtgatccgcgcagggcttggcctaagcactacgacacaatgaccggaggagtaaactgtggagggtggcaccgcacacggctaagagaacaattgatgtgttatggggtgccccctgcccccgtatataaaggaggagaggaggaggccggccaccaaggggtgCGCCATGGGGttaagtcctactaggactccaatcctagtaggattcgccccccttttcctttctcatcagaggggaaaaggaaggagaggaagagggaaagggagagggaaagggggacgccgccccctcccctagtacaattcagactcccatgggggggcgcggggccaccccttgcgggctctcctctctctccactaaggcccatgtaggcccaataattccccgaggggttccggtaacccctcggtactctgataTATACCCGAACCTTTCctaaaccattccggtgtccgaatatcatcgtccaatgtatcaatctttacctctcgaccattttgagactcctcgtcatgtccgtgatctcatccgggactccgaacaaacctcGGTCACCAAAAAACATAACTcaaaatacaaatcgtcattgaacgttaagcgtgcggaccctacaggttcgagaactatgtagacatgaccgagacacatctccggtcaataaccaatagcggaacttggatgctcatattggttcctatatattctacaaagatctttatcggtcaaaccgcaataacaacatacgttattccctttgtcatcggtatgttacttgcccgagattcgatcatcggtatcatcatacctagttcaatcttgttaccggcaagtctctttactcgttccgtaatgcatcatcccataactaactcattagtcatattgcttgcaaggcttatagtgatgtgcattaccgagagggcccagagatacctcgccgatactcagagtgataaatcctaatcttgatctatgccaacccaacaaacacctttggaaacacttgtagagcatctttttaatcacccagttacgttgtgacgtttgatagcacacaatgtgttcctccggtattcaagagttgcataatctcatagtcagaggaatatgtataagtcatgaagaaagcaacaacaataaaacttaatgatcattatgctaagctaacggatgggtcttgtccatcaaatcattctctaatgatgtgatcccgttcataaaatgacaacacatgtctatggtcaggaaacttaaccatctttgattaacgagctagtcaagtagaggcatactagggacactctgttttgtctatgtattcacacatgtactaagtttccggttaatacaattctagcatgaataataaacatttatcatgatataaggaaatatgaataacaactttattattgcctctagggcatatttccttcagtctcccacttgcactagagtcaataatctagattacattgtaatgattctaacacccatggagtcttggtgctgatcatgttttgctcatggaagaggcttagtcaacgggtctgcaacattcagatccgtatgtatttttcaaatctctatgtctccctccttgacttgatcgtggatggaattgaagcgtatcttgatgtgtttggttctcttgtgaaatctggaatcctttgccaaggcaattgctccagtattgtcacaaaagattttcattggacccgacgcactaggtattacacctagatcggatatgaactccttcatccagactccttcatttgctgcttccgaagcagctagtactccgcttcacacgtagatcccaccacgacgctctgcttggaactgcaccaattgacagctccaccattcactATAAATacgtattgataacccacaagtataggggatcgcaacagttttcgatggtagagtattcaacccaaatttattgattcgatacaaggggagccaaagaatattctcaagtattagcagttgagttgtcaattcaaccacacccggataacttagtatctacagcaaagtatttagtagcaaagtagtatggaagtaacggtaacggtggcaaaagtaacagtgatagttttgtagtaattgtaacagtggcaacgacaaagtaactaagcaaagaacaatatgtgaaaagctcgtaggcattggatcggtgatggagaattatgtcggatgcgattcctcatgcaatagttataacatagggtgacacagaactagctccagttcatcaatgtaatgtaggcatgtattccaaatatagtcatacgtgcttatggaaaagaacttgcatgacatcttttgtcctaccctcccgtggcagcggggtcctattggaaactaagggatattaaggcctccttttaatagagtaccggaccaaagcattaacacttagtgaatacatgaactcctcaaactacggtcatcaccggtaagtatcccgattattgtcacttcggggttaacggatcataagacataataggtgactatagacttgcaagataggatcaagaactcacatatatt
This window of the Triticum aestivum cultivar Chinese Spring chromosome 5D, IWGSC CS RefSeq v2.1, whole genome shotgun sequence genome carries:
- the LOC123120550 gene encoding uncharacterized protein isoform X5; amino-acid sequence: MRHLDGSVFSVTVAGKRKRSPEYPCVSRFRQRRLLSFLRRQKLFDTYDALTGESGARIDLYHLADLVKAGRWDEAIEHLSRFLPPDPALGVHGRVLLHFLRVHKALHDIVSGAPESRAVSAALRMCFTKNFAITKLRAILWSLLSSSGFRDSLDFGRVRDKAASTVVYLAYQTPELREHVKEARGPAEPHNVLPIGFGFRPRRHVKRGPIPGSVLVRHYLRKRRMLPSSISSHREGLSSESLIKAKEWMVDLVDTSLEAGKRDQGYPLQYVCTPMVQKGAPVDPVSRNNLGTFRSPARNPGMSSDTDFDMLVLKTKEWVVYLLDLRLEAWPDLSQGYEPFRRVNKDGIPVARVSQTIPYTLMGPVTISSVTNAEVPSFFQVLHPLKGPARNYGISPVTNAGTQKHLSQEHRYTANACQDLN